One window of Lemur catta isolate mLemCat1 chromosome 3, mLemCat1.pri, whole genome shotgun sequence genomic DNA carries:
- the C2CD4D gene encoding C2 calcium-dependent domain-containing protein 4D produces the protein MWLLEKVGYRVGTAEPRARWAPSSLFSKRSAPGPTTRACPNVLTPDRIPQFFIPPRLRAPGGAEPAARRDAAGRGLPSACSLPHLAGREGWAFLPESPHTRRRESLFHSPPPAPAEGLPPAQSWLHVSAPDLRLCRAPDSDTASSPDSSPFGSPRPGLGRRRLPTPHSLSPKEASSADTSPAARRRAGPPTPPLFHLDFLCCQLRPTKESVLRLGPRGGQLRLSTEYQAGPGRLRLRLVSAEGLPRPRACPGSGGGGCCVVLRLRPRVRPRAQRSRVVKCSTNPIFNEDFFFEGLGLPDLAARSLRAKVLDRGAGLRRDALLGECETPLIALLPPLGGGLSPGSSLAPTHLSL, from the coding sequence ATGTGGCTCTTGGAGAAGGTTGGCTACAGGGTGGGGACTGCGGAGCCCAGGGCCCGGTGGGCGCCCTCCAGCCTGTTCTCTAAGCGCAGCGCCCCGGGCCCAACCACGCGCGCCTGCCCCAACGTCCTCACCCCGGATCGCATCCCGCAGTTCTTCATCCCGCCTCGGCTCCGGGCCCCGGGCGGCGCCGAGCCCGCAGCGCGGCGTGACGCGGCCGGGCGCGGCCTCCCCTCGGCCTGCTCGCTGCCGCACCTGGCAGGCCGCGAAGGCTGGGCCTTCCTGCCCGAGAGCCCGCACACGCGCCGGCGCGAGTCCCTGTTCCACTcgccgccgcccgccccggcCGAGGGGCTGCCCCCGGCGCAGTCCTGGCTGCACGTGTCCGCCCCGGACCTGCGCCTCTGCCGGGCCCCCGACAGCGACACTGCCTCGTCGCCCGACTCGTCGCCCTTCGGCTCCCCGCGGCCCGGCCTCGGCCGGCGCCGGCTACCCACGCCGCACTCGCTGTCCCCGAAGGAGGCGAGCTCGGCGGACACCAGCCCCGCCGCGCGGCGCCGCGCGGGGCCGCCCACGCCGCCGCTCTTCCACCTCGACTTCCTGTGCTGCCAGCTGCGGCCGACCAAGGAGAGCGTGCTGCGCCTCGGGCCCCGCGGCGGGCAGCTGCGGCTCTCCACCGAGTACCAGGCCGGGCCCGGGCGGCTGCGGCTGCGCCTGGTGAGCGCCGAGGGCCTGCCCCGGCCGCGGGCCTGCCCcgggagcggcggcggcggctgctgcgTGGTGCTGAGGCTGCGGCCCCGCGTCCGGCCGCGGGCTCAGCGGAGCCGCGTGGTCAAGTGCAGCACCAACCCCATCTTCAACGAGGACTTCTTCTTCGAGGGGCTCGGCCTGCCAGACCTGGCCGCCCGCAGTCTGAGGGCCAAGGTGCTGGACAGGGGCGCGGGACTCCGCAGGGACGCGCTGCTGGGGGAGTGCGAGACGCCCCTTATTGCGCTGCTGCCCCCTTTGGGCGGGGGGCTAAGCCCAGGGTCCTCCCTGGCGCCCACCCATCTCAGCCTGTAG